The Salinicoccus roseus genome window below encodes:
- a CDS encoding YihY/virulence factor BrkB family protein — MTIQVKGFFKKLVHYSLKDKVFDMAAQLSYFLLLAIFPFLILIFTLLRFLPISTGSVLDFIAPYAPEGAMQLIEDNLYQVLEVTRGDLLSISMVATIWLSAMGASALVRTLNSAHQVEESRPFFRALGVAILLTIGMILGVIISLVLLVFGREIGLSITSLLGVDSTFLQDWNTFRWTFSFIILVGLVAALYYFVPNKKLRFLHILPGTLFAVIGWQLASLGFSYYVSIADYSLIYGNLGTIVILLIWLYLSSLIVLIGGEINAIVSDNKRET, encoded by the coding sequence ATGACGATCCAGGTAAAAGGCTTTTTCAAAAAATTGGTCCACTATTCCTTAAAAGATAAAGTGTTTGATATGGCTGCACAGCTCTCTTATTTTCTGCTGCTCGCGATTTTCCCATTTTTGATTCTGATATTTACCTTACTGCGATTCTTGCCGATCTCGACCGGTTCAGTACTGGATTTTATCGCCCCCTATGCACCAGAGGGGGCGATGCAGTTGATTGAAGACAATCTGTATCAGGTGCTCGAGGTTACAAGAGGAGACTTATTATCGATCAGTATGGTAGCAACGATATGGCTGTCGGCAATGGGCGCCAGTGCATTGGTACGGACATTGAACAGTGCCCACCAGGTGGAAGAGAGCAGGCCTTTCTTCAGGGCTCTTGGTGTTGCCATTCTGCTCACCATCGGTATGATTTTAGGTGTAATCATTTCTTTAGTACTACTTGTTTTCGGCAGAGAAATCGGGTTGTCCATCACTTCCTTACTAGGCGTCGACTCCACTTTCCTGCAGGACTGGAACACATTCCGTTGGACTTTCAGTTTCATTATATTAGTAGGCCTGGTTGCAGCTCTGTATTACTTTGTACCGAATAAAAAACTGCGTTTTCTTCACATCCTTCCCGGCACATTGTTCGCTGTGATCGGATGGCAGCTGGCTTCGCTCGGATTCTCATACTATGTGAGCATCGCTGATTATTCCCTTATTTACGGAAATCTTGGAACCATCGTCATCCTGCTCATCTGGCTGTATTTATCTTCTCTGATCGTTTTAATAGGCGGTGAGATCAACGCCATCGTAAGCGATAATAAGAGAGAAACCTAG
- a CDS encoding DUF1648 domain-containing protein codes for MKERPKLEIPKTMTEKVANIIGYSIFIGALIYMIITFPFLPAEVPAHFGADGEVNRYGSKYEMIVLVVTPLFLIPGLEVLERFPEIHSYPRRMDESNIEEFYLHSRMLANFGKNGALIVFAIVFIEIINYGLIGTSTFRAFLLPLILLLTLGPVGWMIERRKIR; via the coding sequence ATGAAAGAAAGGCCGAAACTGGAGATTCCGAAGACCATGACGGAAAAGGTCGCGAACATCATCGGCTACAGTATTTTCATCGGAGCATTAATCTATATGATCATCACATTCCCTTTCCTGCCCGCGGAAGTGCCCGCCCACTTCGGAGCGGATGGTGAAGTCAACAGATACGGATCGAAGTATGAGATGATCGTTCTCGTCGTCACACCACTGTTCCTCATTCCCGGGCTCGAGGTGCTGGAGCGATTTCCGGAAATACATAGCTATCCACGACGCATGGACGAATCCAATATTGAAGAATTCTATTTGCACAGCAGAATGCTAGCCAATTTTGGAAAGAATGGCGCGCTCATCGTATTTGCGATTGTCTTCATCGAAATCATCAACTACGGTCTTATTGGCACATCCACATTTAGAGCTTTTCTACTTCCATTGATTCTATTGCTTACACTAGGCCCGGTAGGATGGATGATCGAGCGCAGAAAAATAAGATGA
- a CDS encoding TspO/MBR family protein, whose translation MKPIIQFVFHLVTPLILGKTVGKLSTKSAPRQYKKLKQPPFAPPRKIFAPMWTFLYLTMGLAHAIVKRRGDRKASRLFKVHLMINYTWSFLFFRLRKRQLALVNSIMIWVTMYAVLVKFFKVSRLAGIILLPYTLWTTFAAYLTLGSWYLNRAK comes from the coding sequence ATGAAACCAATCATCCAGTTTGTATTTCATCTTGTCACTCCGCTCATATTAGGTAAGACGGTCGGTAAATTATCCACCAAATCGGCACCAAGGCAATACAAGAAGCTTAAGCAGCCTCCCTTTGCCCCGCCACGTAAAATCTTTGCCCCCATGTGGACTTTCCTTTATCTGACGATGGGACTGGCTCATGCCATCGTCAAAAGGAGAGGGGACCGTAAGGCAAGCAGGCTCTTCAAGGTTCATCTCATGATCAACTACACTTGGTCCTTCCTGTTCTTCCGTCTCAGAAAACGTCAATTGGCATTGGTGAATAGTATTATGATTTGGGTTACGATGTACGCTGTATTAGTGAAATTCTTCAAAGTAAGCAGACTGGCCGGCATCATCCTGTTGCCGTATACACTCTGGACAACATTCGCAGCTTATCTGACACTAGGCAGCTGGTATCTGAATCGCGCAAAATGA
- a CDS encoding ferritin has product MLSEKLKEALNDQMNNEFAAAHEYMAMGAYCESRSYDGFANFYIQQAKEERFHGMKLYDYLNDRGIHAVFKEIPAPRANYDSILDTFKAGLDQEIKVTESFYNISDIATEEKEYATLSFIRWFLDEQVEEESTFERHIDYLERIKDDNNALFIYERELAKHKFEEE; this is encoded by the coding sequence ATGTTATCGGAAAAACTCAAAGAAGCATTGAATGATCAGATGAACAATGAATTTGCAGCAGCACATGAGTATATGGCTATGGGCGCATATTGTGAGTCCAGAAGCTATGATGGCTTCGCGAACTTTTATATCCAGCAGGCCAAAGAAGAGCGTTTCCACGGTATGAAACTTTATGATTATTTGAATGACCGTGGAATTCATGCCGTCTTTAAAGAAATCCCAGCTCCAAGGGCTAACTATGATTCCATCCTGGATACTTTCAAGGCAGGGTTGGATCAGGAGATAAAAGTCACGGAATCCTTCTACAACATTTCTGATATCGCGACTGAAGAGAAAGAATATGCTACATTATCTTTCATCAGATGGTTCCTGGATGAACAGGTTGAGGAAGAATCCACTTTCGAACGTCATATCGACTATCTTGAACGGATTAAGGATGACAATAATGCGCTGTTCATTTACGAACGGGAGCTCGCTAAGCATAAGTTTGAGGAAGAATAA
- a CDS encoding PQQ-dependent sugar dehydrogenase, which translates to MGKVSWSRLTFLLMLVFVLALAACGNGGSSDEETTEESTEESDTATEETEESTEESTEESEETTEESEESTEESDESADGESESAETEPKVTDFEPAFPEQTRAPEVETEAELDVEVVTEGLGVPWGMVEFDTNRLLVTQRDSAELLIVNLEDGSVSDPIEGTPEVNSEDQGGLLDVTVAPDFDESRTVFMTFSQDIEGGTVTAVGKGMLSEDETALEDFEVIFQATPAYEGTLHYGGRIIFDDDGNLFLTTGERSDDPIRERAQDLDAYLGKVIHITPDGEPVESNPFIEDEDALDGIYSYGHRNIQGVDFHPETGDLWIVEFGPQAGDELNIIEPGNNYGWPIVSYGIEYSGELINEGVSEHEAQGFVEPRYYWDPTSAPSGMSFYDNDAISEWENNLFIGGLAPNYIVRVVIEDDTIVGEERLLTEEGERFRDILVTEDGALIASTDGGKIYRITEAGEGSE; encoded by the coding sequence ATGGGGAAAGTTTCGTGGTCAAGATTAACGTTCCTTCTGATGCTGGTCTTTGTATTGGCTTTGGCAGCATGTGGCAATGGTGGCTCTTCAGACGAAGAAACCACTGAAGAATCAACAGAAGAATCGGATACTGCAACAGAAGAAACTGAAGAATCCACTGAGGAATCAACAGAAGAATCGGAGGAGACAACAGAAGAGAGTGAAGAATCAACAGAAGAAAGTGATGAAAGTGCAGACGGAGAATCTGAATCAGCAGAAACTGAACCAAAGGTTACTGATTTTGAACCAGCATTCCCAGAACAGACAAGAGCACCTGAAGTAGAGACTGAAGCAGAACTTGATGTGGAAGTTGTTACAGAAGGTCTTGGCGTACCTTGGGGTATGGTGGAGTTTGACACGAACCGCCTGCTTGTTACACAAAGGGACTCAGCAGAACTTCTTATCGTAAACCTTGAAGATGGCTCTGTATCCGACCCAATCGAAGGGACACCGGAAGTGAACAGTGAAGATCAGGGCGGTCTGCTTGATGTAACCGTTGCACCTGATTTTGACGAATCAAGAACAGTATTCATGACGTTTTCTCAGGATATCGAAGGGGGTACTGTAACGGCCGTCGGTAAAGGTATGTTGTCAGAAGATGAAACCGCACTAGAAGATTTTGAAGTGATCTTCCAGGCAACGCCAGCATATGAAGGCACCCTGCACTACGGTGGACGCATCATCTTTGATGATGATGGCAACCTGTTCCTGACAACTGGGGAACGTTCCGATGATCCGATCCGCGAACGTGCACAGGACTTGGATGCCTACTTGGGTAAAGTAATCCACATTACACCAGATGGGGAACCAGTAGAGTCTAATCCGTTCATCGAAGATGAAGACGCACTGGATGGCATCTACAGCTATGGTCACCGTAATATTCAAGGTGTGGACTTCCACCCCGAAACAGGGGACCTATGGATTGTTGAATTTGGTCCACAGGCCGGGGATGAACTGAATATCATTGAACCAGGCAACAACTATGGCTGGCCGATCGTTTCCTATGGTATCGAGTACAGTGGTGAATTGATCAACGAGGGCGTTTCAGAACACGAAGCGCAAGGCTTTGTTGAACCAAGATATTATTGGGATCCGACAAGTGCACCAAGCGGTATGTCATTCTATGACAACGACGCAATTTCTGAATGGGAGAACAACCTGTTCATCGGTGGCTTAGCACCGAACTATATCGTACGTGTCGTTATTGAAGATGACACCATCGTTGGAGAAGAACGCCTATTGACTGAAGAAGGCGAACGTTTCCGTGATATTCTCGTAACCGAGGATGGCGCGCTTATTGCAAGCACTGATGGCGGTAAGATCTATAGGATCACTGAAGCAGGTGAAGGCTCAGAATAA
- a CDS encoding multicopper oxidase family protein, with the protein MRKKNLLISLFSLMMVIVLSACTSNDGEASVEDTSNEKNSNEEMNMNEDNEGSMEENMNGSSSEGEMNNGSMGNGHMDHDDVVGLIDSTGENELSIPSVLKSDSNKGTEYTIRAQKGETEIFDGVQTKTYGYNGSFLGPMLQFEKGDTVKINLINELDENTTFHWHGLEVPGNDDGGPHNVLEPGEESTIEFEVTQEAATLWFHPHPEGKTSEQVYNGLAGLVYIEDQNSKKLELPSEYGKNDIPLVFQDKVFNDEKQLDYKAIANEDGTVGDTSLINGTLNPKLTVDKEKVRLRLLNGSNARNYTFKLNTGDSFVQVATDGGFLNEPVSMEEITLTPSERAEIIIDFSKVDGNENIALMNEDGATLLPFEITDQTGKNMDIPDEMNDFSVTEEEKNLPVTKEIELFGMMDQVTINGKKFDPERIDFTQEQGVTEVWEIYNKPDMMGGMIHPFHIHGAQFKILSRNGEAPPENERGWKDSFSVAPDETVKIAIQFKNKGIYMFHCHILEHEDNGMMGQVKVE; encoded by the coding sequence ATGAGAAAAAAGAACCTATTGATAAGCTTGTTTTCTCTAATGATGGTCATTGTTTTATCAGCTTGTACAAGCAATGACGGAGAAGCATCTGTAGAAGATACTAGCAATGAAAAGAATTCAAATGAAGAGATGAACATGAATGAGGACAATGAAGGTTCTATGGAAGAAAATATGAATGGCTCCTCCAGTGAAGGAGAAATGAATAATGGTTCCATGGGTAATGGTCATATGGATCATGATGATGTGGTAGGTCTAATTGATTCGACAGGAGAGAACGAACTGAGTATCCCCTCTGTACTCAAAAGCGACAGCAACAAAGGAACTGAGTATACAATACGCGCGCAAAAAGGAGAAACAGAAATATTTGATGGCGTTCAAACAAAAACATATGGCTATAATGGCTCGTTTCTAGGTCCCATGCTTCAATTTGAAAAAGGAGATACTGTGAAAATAAACTTAATCAATGAACTCGATGAAAATACCACTTTTCACTGGCATGGATTGGAAGTGCCAGGGAATGACGATGGTGGTCCACATAATGTGTTGGAGCCAGGCGAAGAGAGTACTATTGAATTTGAAGTGACACAGGAAGCTGCCACATTGTGGTTCCATCCCCACCCGGAAGGAAAAACCTCTGAGCAAGTGTACAACGGACTTGCTGGGTTAGTTTATATCGAGGACCAAAATTCAAAAAAACTCGAATTACCAAGTGAATATGGAAAAAATGACATCCCTCTTGTTTTCCAGGACAAAGTATTTAATGATGAGAAACAATTGGACTACAAAGCCATAGCAAATGAAGATGGCACAGTCGGGGATACATCATTAATTAACGGCACATTGAATCCAAAATTAACTGTAGATAAAGAAAAAGTAAGGCTTCGACTTTTAAATGGATCAAATGCAAGAAATTACACCTTTAAACTAAATACAGGGGATTCTTTTGTACAAGTCGCAACGGACGGCGGGTTTTTAAATGAACCGGTCTCAATGGAAGAAATCACACTCACGCCTTCAGAGCGGGCCGAAATAATCATTGATTTTTCTAAAGTCGATGGTAATGAAAATATAGCGTTAATGAATGAAGATGGTGCCACGCTCTTACCTTTTGAAATCACAGATCAAACAGGTAAGAACATGGATATACCTGATGAAATGAATGACTTTTCAGTTACGGAAGAAGAAAAAAACCTGCCAGTGACAAAAGAAATTGAACTTTTCGGCATGATGGATCAGGTAACGATAAACGGAAAAAAATTTGATCCTGAAAGAATTGATTTTACGCAGGAACAAGGTGTTACAGAAGTATGGGAAATCTATAATAAACCTGACATGATGGGCGGCATGATTCATCCGTTCCACATCCATGGTGCTCAGTTTAAGATCCTTTCCAGGAATGGAGAAGCACCACCTGAGAACGAAAGAGGTTGGAAAGATAGTTTTTCCGTTGCCCCGGATGAGACTGTAAAAATTGCCATTCAGTTTAAAAATAAAGGCATATATATGTTCCACTGTCACATACTTGAACATGAGGACAATGGGATGATGGGACAGGTTAAAGTAGAGTAA
- a CDS encoding four-helix bundle copper-binding protein: MAHEQHQQLIQTLHECMEACNHCYDACLREEDVKMMAECIRLDRECADICAFLAQSLTRNSPFSSDLAAVCAKVCEACGNECQKHDHDHCQKCAEACFKCAEACKETA; this comes from the coding sequence ATGGCTCATGAACAACATCAACAACTGATTCAGACGTTACATGAATGTATGGAAGCCTGTAACCACTGTTACGATGCCTGTCTGAGGGAAGAAGACGTAAAAATGATGGCGGAGTGTATCCGATTGGATCGTGAATGTGCAGATATCTGTGCATTCCTGGCACAGTCACTGACAAGAAACTCACCATTTTCTTCTGATTTGGCGGCAGTATGTGCCAAGGTCTGCGAAGCATGCGGAAATGAATGCCAGAAACATGACCATGACCACTGCCAGAAATGTGCAGAAGCGTGCTTCAAATGTGCAGAGGCTTGTAAAGAAACCGCCTAA
- a CDS encoding YdhK family protein — MENQDASIEETEAEINDIRTSILEVQETIQSIFAEQMSSTGVVPDGLQEAEDPTYEVGSQAIIKADHMPGMYGAEATIAGAFDTVAYSVTYYPTTGGDPVENHKWVIHEELEGPGEAPLEPGTEVTLDADHMKGMDGATAVIESAEDTTVYMLDFTTTTGEKVENHKWVTESELSPVE, encoded by the coding sequence ATGGAAAATCAGGATGCATCCATTGAAGAGACTGAAGCAGAAATTAATGATATCCGTACCAGTATTTTAGAGGTGCAGGAAACGATTCAATCCATTTTTGCTGAACAGATGTCGAGCACCGGTGTAGTCCCTGACGGTCTGCAGGAAGCAGAAGATCCAACTTATGAAGTGGGTAGCCAAGCCATTATCAAAGCCGATCATATGCCAGGTATGTATGGCGCTGAAGCAACAATTGCAGGCGCATTTGATACTGTTGCTTATAGTGTCACTTATTACCCTACAACTGGTGGAGACCCAGTGGAGAATCATAAATGGGTCATTCACGAAGAATTGGAAGGTCCAGGAGAAGCACCACTGGAGCCCGGCACTGAAGTAACCCTGGATGCGGATCACATGAAAGGCATGGATGGTGCAACCGCTGTGATCGAATCTGCTGAAGACACTACTGTATATATGCTTGACTTCACAACAACAACTGGAGAAAAAGTAGAAAATCATAAATGGGTGACAGAAAGTGAATTGTCACCTGTTGAATAA
- a CDS encoding APC family permease has translation MNEYKKDSLSLTGAIGLGTGVMISAGIFALLGQVAALAGMWFPIMFVVGGIVTGFSAYSYVKMSNEYPSAGGIGMFLAKAYGQGTVTASAAMLMAVSMVINQSLVARTFGTYTLQIFNMDATSYLVPVLAVGLLLFAFLVNISGNSFIQTFTSIVSLLKIIGLVVFAMGGLWVAGFSITPAEGSGSTEDATITSMIAAVALTILSFKGFTTITNSGSEIVKPHKNIGRAIVASISISLFVYLLVAWAVSSNLPLNEIIAARDYSLAEAARPAFGNYAVWFTVGIAIIATVSGIIASVFAVSRMLAMLTDMKLIPHKHFGMPGRIQKHTLVYTIVLAMVLAVIFDLSRIASVGAILYLVMDMIVHWGVFKHLRDKMDANPVIVMTAFILDGIVLAAFMWVKLMNDWLIVVVSIIFIIIIFIGEYVFLKHRNDGEEGHAH, from the coding sequence ATGAACGAATATAAAAAAGACAGCTTATCTCTGACGGGTGCGATCGGTCTTGGGACAGGCGTGATGATCAGTGCCGGCATATTTGCATTGCTGGGTCAGGTTGCCGCGCTTGCCGGCATGTGGTTCCCGATCATGTTTGTCGTCGGGGGTATCGTAACTGGATTCAGTGCCTATTCCTACGTCAAGATGAGCAATGAATACCCCTCTGCAGGGGGCATCGGCATGTTTTTGGCAAAAGCGTATGGTCAGGGTACCGTCACTGCTTCTGCAGCGATGCTGATGGCCGTATCCATGGTCATCAACCAGAGTCTGGTGGCCCGTACTTTCGGCACCTATACATTACAGATTTTCAATATGGATGCAACCAGCTACCTGGTGCCTGTGCTCGCTGTTGGTCTTTTGCTCTTTGCATTCCTGGTTAATATTTCTGGCAACAGTTTCATTCAGACGTTTACTTCGATTGTGTCCCTGCTTAAAATAATTGGACTTGTCGTCTTTGCGATGGGCGGGTTATGGGTCGCCGGTTTTTCCATTACACCCGCAGAGGGCAGTGGAAGTACGGAAGACGCAACTATTACCAGCATGATTGCAGCTGTGGCACTCACCATCCTATCGTTCAAAGGGTTTACGACGATCACTAACAGTGGCTCTGAAATCGTTAAACCCCATAAGAATATCGGCCGGGCGATTGTCGCATCCATTTCCATCAGTCTTTTTGTGTATCTGCTGGTTGCATGGGCGGTATCCAGCAATCTGCCGTTAAACGAAATCATTGCAGCCAGAGACTACTCGCTTGCAGAAGCCGCAAGGCCAGCATTTGGAAACTACGCTGTATGGTTTACCGTCGGCATTGCGATCATCGCAACAGTATCCGGTATTATTGCCAGTGTCTTTGCGGTGTCACGCATGCTTGCCATGCTGACAGATATGAAGCTGATTCCACATAAGCACTTTGGCATGCCAGGACGGATTCAAAAGCATACGCTGGTATACACAATTGTACTTGCGATGGTACTGGCCGTCATTTTCGACCTCAGTCGTATCGCCTCAGTCGGGGCCATATTGTATCTTGTGATGGATATGATTGTGCATTGGGGTGTATTTAAACATCTGAGGGATAAGATGGATGCAAATCCAGTCATTGTCATGACCGCATTCATACTTGATGGAATTGTACTGGCAGCTTTTATGTGGGTCAAACTGATGAATGACTGGCTGATTGTTGTCGTCTCCATCATTTTCATTATCATCATCTTCATAGGGGAGTATGTATTTCTTAAACACCGTAATGATGGGGAAGAAGGGCATGCGCATTAA
- a CDS encoding response regulator transcription factor codes for MKKALLIDDEERMLELLALYLEPYQYDCRKALGAKEVLQYIEEERFDIVLLDIMMPDMDGWDVCREIRQHSDVPIIMVTAREQKTDIVKGLRLGADDYITKPFNEKELIARMDALLRRAKPGNHVEVDGLLWDKDRFELSYKNQYIKLTPKEFSLIGLLIQNPGRVYSRDQLIDLVWGMHSETEGRTVDSHVRNMREKIREVGFPIDDYFHTVWGVGYKWIKK; via the coding sequence ATGAAAAAGGCATTGTTGATTGATGATGAAGAGAGGATGCTGGAATTGCTGGCGTTGTATCTGGAACCCTACCAATACGACTGCAGAAAAGCGCTGGGGGCGAAAGAAGTGCTCCAATACATCGAAGAAGAAAGATTCGATATTGTACTGCTCGATATCATGATGCCTGACATGGATGGGTGGGACGTATGCAGAGAAATCCGTCAGCATTCGGATGTGCCCATCATCATGGTGACTGCACGGGAGCAGAAGACGGATATCGTCAAAGGCCTCAGATTGGGGGCGGATGACTATATAACAAAACCCTTCAATGAAAAAGAACTCATTGCACGGATGGATGCATTATTAAGGAGAGCGAAACCTGGCAACCATGTTGAGGTGGATGGACTGCTATGGGACAAGGATCGATTCGAACTGTCCTATAAGAATCAGTATATCAAGTTGACCCCCAAGGAATTCTCATTGATTGGATTGCTCATACAGAACCCGGGGCGGGTATATTCCAGGGATCAACTGATCGATCTGGTGTGGGGAATGCATTCGGAAACTGAAGGCCGGACTGTGGATTCGCATGTTAGAAACATGCGGGAAAAAATCAGGGAAGTGGGGTTTCCCATCGATGATTATTTTCACACAGTATGGGGCGTGGGCTACAAGTGGATTAAAAAGTGA